The genomic stretch GCTATTGTCTAAGAGTGGAAAAAGCtctgtagaaaaaaagaattaactCTGCATTTTTAAAGTAGTAAAAGCAAACATGAATCTGTCTACACTGTGCTTCTCCATGAGTGACCATTATACCTTGCACTGAGGGAAGTGCCTCCTGTCTTGTTCTGCCCAATGATATGACGCAAGTCTGCAAAAGTTCATCAACTCTAtcatgcagacagacaacatGATGATGCCAGCACAACATCTAGAAGACAACAATTCttcaattttttccttttctttttaattttaccatGACTAAACAACACTGAATGAACTTGCATGCATACAGCATGACAGGTTAGAAGTGGTGAttgttaattaataaattttaattgtgTGACCCTTTTTATTGGTGTCTGATGTTCTAAatttataaatgcaaatttcttttcatctgaaCATGCTTTGAGATATCTTCTGCTGGAGGATATGGTGAGTAGTGATATGAAGCACACTGTGTATTCCAGTGTTGATctcacaaaatttaaataagtgCATTCATTTTAGTTCACCTGCTAAACAGTTAATCACAtgcaaaataaactgaaaactccAAAACATACTTGATATGGACTGTTCATTTCCATCAGTAAGCACTACCCGACTTGCTTTGGAACAAGTAGCCACCTGTATAATTAGAGAAAACTGTAATAAATGCAATGACATTTTATGTTGTTGTATTACTATGTGCTCTTATTTTATTCCCCTCTTTCATTATACCAGTTGTTGCTGGTGATAATCTAAAATAGTTCCACAAATTATATTTCATATGACCTAAGCATATGTATCTATGCTGTCTATAagtaaataatatgtaaatgtaATTATCTTTCATTATACATTTGTGTAACTCAGCCTGGAAACCCCCTGGGTAACCTGCCAGTCCCAAGCttggatgaaggaggagggttgggcatggggctagcaaccccaccctgtaaaacaacgcatgctacagaaaccgcaaatacaaatacaagctgcagccctatgctccaatgggggcgattaggaacaagaaaaagaatacatttGTGTAGGTTATAAACCATAGCTCTTAAAAATTTCTAATAATAACTCAAACTCAAACTGTGCTCTTTCAACTGATGTCTGATGTTCTAAATTGACGAATACTAATTTGATTAACCCTTTCTTATTACTTTCTGCCAATTTAATAAATCGATTGCTAAAGTTCACAAGGCAAAGTGACAGAATGCTGTAGCCAAAGTCTAGGAGATAGAAAATGACCACCGCACTGCTGCCTTTGTAGCTTTCTTCAAAAAGCGTATCTGACTGCACATACATCCAACAAACAAGAAGAGGACAGATTCTTTTTGACTACATTATTGGCTCTTGATGGTACTTACTGCCATGCCAGCCAGACAGGTCATGCCACCACCAACTTCTATGACATTAGCATCCCTGAAACCCAATTTCAggttaaaaaaaggacaaatatttttaaatattacatggttgtcaaaagtctgaaaaatgcAACAATTAACATGAATGTTGTATTACATTTTGAATTAAACACTTTTGTTATCTTGCCTATGCCAGTGTATTCACACACAAGATTTTTGTCTGTTCTTGAATACTGTTATTTGATGGTTAGACTGCTACATGAACACTTACGCAAATTTGTCATGGTTCTGAAGACAGTAGTATGTCATCACTTCTTCAGATGGCCAAAcgcctggaaaaaaaaaataaaccacacacacattttaacacaaaattacattttatgtgGTCATTATTTTTCCAGCTGAAGATACATCAGCAATTGATAAAACAGGCAAAAGGGtgaataaatattacaacacTTCATTTTGAGAGGAAAATGTCTAATATTTCCAGCAGATATATCAACAAAGTGAAGAATTCAGAAGGTATTTCCATTCCTCATCTTTACATCTGAGATAAAACTCATGCAGTTCTTTTTGATTAAATGTAAAAACTTACAAACATTTCCTGTATTGTTAAAGCCAAGCAGGTCTGAAGGCTTAATGGTTTCACTCAAATGcctgaaacaaattttatgtCCCAAATAAGTACATTAATCAAGcacaatacaaaatttaaactgtataatgtaaaattttaaatgtatactATAAAAGACTGCAGGCTTTGTACAGCTAGTGGGATGCAGAATATTGGGCTAATAGAACTGTGGCGCCTTTCCAAACCAGCATAACACCATGTAGTATAAATGACATAATGTTTTAATACTGTAAATAGTGGTATAGctttcaaataataatagaaaaaatcaGACAACAGAAAATGTACATCATTCTAGTGAATGCCTGGAGAAAACAAATACTGAGCACCTTCTGCAGCTTTGAGAGAAGCAGTGGAGCTAATGGTGAAGCTGTAGGAACTGCAGATTTTCTGAGCAATAACATAGCCTTTGATGAAGCTACTGGACTGACAGTGTAATGCAATGCAATAATGAAATGTGGAAGAATAAGCTGGTGATCAATTTAAATAGTAAATAAGACAGAAATTTTaacaatattatattaataCATGAAGAAATACTTTGTTCTTCTTACTCCTCCCTTATTAGCagaaaaaatcctttttaaaattgaaCATAAAGAACTGAGAGCAGTAAAAGACTGTGTGCTGTTTGCAGTACCTCACTATCAAGGAAAGATTTGGGAAAGAATGGCAGCTGTATTGGTACCAAGATGCATCTTCAGTCTCATTTTCACACTCTGGCGTCTTTATCTTCTGTGTTTGCAGAAGACCGTAACTCTGAAATCGTCGAACTGAGACGACCGACTGCTGAGTCTGTGATGTTCGCTGGCCATGAATTGTCTGTAAATAAGATTTCATCTTACACTTTGATACCTGTAAATGAACCAAGCGCCGACCAAATGATCATGCTATGTTAAAACCGGAAAATATATATCATAATCCTGATTTATTGTAGGATGTTATCGTATGTTGAATCTTCCAGTACGTCCTTCTCTAGCTCGATCTATCATCGCACCGGTCACATATTTTATCACCTTATCGCTTTGTGAACTTATTCATTTAGGATTACCTCAATAAGTATGTTCCATCGTTCTCTTGCAATCTGCCTTCTTTTCAGCTGTGAGGATTGCTCGTCTGTTGTGGCTTTCCGTTTGACGGCCTTCTGCATGCCCTCGGCTTGGTTTGTTGCTAGTGGCCGCGGATGCATCATTGCATGTTGCAAAAATGTCCAATACCGGAATAACGGCTATTCTCAAACCATTTGACGATATCGAGTTTGTGCACTATCTTAAAGCTATCGAGGCAATATTTACCATTCTGaataacatattttattcatagtttttaactgtttctttttttaatggcataagtgaagtaattttattttactttaatcttaatttttgCTAGTTCGCTTAAGCCTGGaggtttggtgtgtgtgtgttcagaaaAGCCGTGTGTTACCTCGCATTTACTAtcatcacgaactaatatccctataTACGTCCGTGCTATAATGAGTCTGTTCGTTTATTTGAATATGTTTCGTTGGAGTTCCTCTAGACATTCGGCCCTGTCATCCATTTCTTCTAAATTGTGGACAAGCAGCCCGGGAATTACACGCAGTGTCCTGCACTTGAAACATTGTAAGAGCTTACAGCTTCGCTCTTCATCATCGAGTCTGAAACCTCGTCTGCCCTTTGAAATCGACACGAATGTACAGAACGATGTACTGGTGTACTCATTAAAAAGTGATCGTTTTTTTAAGATGTTGAAGTATTTTGGATGTATACAGTTTGCATTTTGGGCATACCTTGGACTGTTCTCTTTTCAAAACTTGCGAGATGCACCAGAAGATACAACAGCAATCAACTCGTCCTGGTGGCGTAGAATAGCAGCGAAAGAAAGCAAGTATAAAAATGGAATCAGCGTACTTTGCTTTGGATTGGGTAAGTGCTGATTTCTACTAAACTAATTTACATTGTACTCCGCCCTGAAATTTGCAGTGACTAGAAACCTCTTATGTTTTTGCAGTACATAGTAGAAAAGGGAAGCAGCCTCTATatccttgttttttcttttgatttcagGATACATTATTTTATGCATCAGCATACTGTATCCAATGAGAGCAGTAAAGAAACTGTGGCTTTTGAAAGGAGGAACTGCTGTTCGGGTGGACACATATTCTGCCTTCAAACGATCACAGACATTGACAGTACCCACTAGAAATGTGAGCTGCCTTCAGTCACGGAAAGATGCAGCAGCACAAATTGCCATGAAGATAAGAGGcaaatggtttttctttctgttggaTAAACGAGGAGTTTTTCACAATGCAGATCTGTTTGATTATGCAGTAGGGTTGTCAAGAAATGTGAAATAGACAAAATGGAACAAATTTGATATTGACACGTTTCACCAATGTGCCATACTAAAACTGGGAGGCGCTTCAACTTAGCATAACAAGGCCTGGAGCTAAttgtaaattaagaaaataaatcacCTGGTTCAACCGGGGTAGTTTATTAATGATACATGGCTCCCCTTTGTTCAATCTGCTCAGCACTGCTTTTTGACCAACTATCAGATCTTGCACTTGTACATTTGATACCCCTGTTCAAATACCTTCTTCCTATAACTCGCCTGTTTGTCAACGCTCTCAATACCATACAAGCAACTGCCATAAACAGTCGCGAAGGAACTCAATAAAACATCTTAGGATAATGGGTCTCATTTATGAGTTGTCATTGAAAACAAATCCTTCCAAAGCAATATGTCATCAATTTTACCTTCTTGTAATGTACAACACTTCAACAAGAGCAGATTCCTTTGTATTATTCATTCCACCCCTTTCCTACTTTCAGCACCTTTCACTCTGCGACCCTATGATTGAGTGGAAGCGAACAGTACCCTGATTCTCATTTCCATAATTCACCCTTCCCTTTAAAAGGCAAAAGAGAGATAGTGTTCGTTAATATCTGCCTTGTTTGCTATTGccaattaaaaatgtttgcagggAGTGCAAAACCTTTGTTTCGAGTAAAATCTCAAGAAAACAATTGTAATGGAGTGTTTGGTGTGCAAGAATTTCACTCTGCGTactagtttttttccccctgcaGGCAAAAGCGAGAATCTTCATACCTCCGAGTTCTCAAAATACCACACATACTTTTCAGGGCCTACACATTCTTCTCACAACCCAAATTTAGGAAATTTTCATCATGCACGTGCAGCATCCTTCTCATTTGTAAAACATGGCTTTACATACTCATTTTCACACAACGCTGAATAAAAACCAACCATAAAATTACGCTATACAGATTTACAGGGAAGCTCAAGAGGCAACCCTGCATTTATTTCATGAGGACTAGCAAAACTTATGAACGGGCATTAGGTCCCTTTCTGCGGCCAAAAGTGGCAACAACGTTGACAAAGCGTCGGTTGTACTGCATGCGGCGCTTAGCACGGCcagtttttctcttcttcttttcttgcttgTCAACCTATGGGAaccacaaaaatgttaaatattaacgtgatgcacaacaaaaaaaatgatgctAGCCTCTTGCCCAAGACAAATCCCAAATTAACTAACAAGGGAAAGAGTGCTAAAATTAACTGGACATGCCAGTTCTGATGCCGATGGTCACAAAATCTCCGATAATGCAATCTGTTTGTTGCTTGTGCCTCagtattaaaacattttttattgatgGCAGCTGACCAAGAGATGCAAAAATAATAGGCAAgtgtaacaataaaatcttcCCCTGCCTTTTGTCAAAAGCTAAAACATTTCTCTAACATGTGAACTGGTGGAAGTTTGccctttaaaaacttttattctaGGAATTGGCagcaaaaacattaaatgtacaTTTAGTTCAAAATACTGCAGAGCTTTTCATTcccccaaaaattaaaaatagatgtTCGGTTTTCACCAGTTCCAAAGATGTTCAGCAAGTTATGATCATGAAAAGATTATGAAAGGGTAAGTCTGATAGCAGCATTAACTTTATCTCACAGGAGTCATTAAAAATTACTTGGACTGGAAACATATGCATCTTATCAAGTTCTGTTTGCCACTCTGTCAAGTACTGAAATCTGATTATTCTATTACCATTCAtagaaattatcatttttaaaactatgaaagattgtttacaaaaaacatttaaaagcaattgtcaaaaaggaaataaacttGGCATGCTGAATCCGATGGTAAGCTGCAAAAGAATATTTAAGCAACTGTTTTCCAACATTTTGCCAGAAAGCACTTTTTAGTAATACATATGAACAAGACTTGAATGAACACGAGAACCGACAATGTACTAGAAGATAGGATGAAATGAGGAAAGGGTTAATAGTGAGGACAGAGAGTTGAATTAACATACAGAGGGAAACAAGCGAGCAGTATAGGGAAGCCCTTACCTTTGGTGTCTGCCCTCGTACTTTACCAGCACGAGCCAAGGAACCGTGAACTTTGCCtaaagcatgaaaataaaaatgatcattGTGTGCTAGCTCTCAAATcattaagaaacaaaagcatGGCATGCAACAATACTGAAACTTCAACTTTCAGCGTTTTTTTGTCAGTCTGATAAGCACATTATATGGTGTTAGGTCGTGTCAAGCAAAGAACTTACCTCCAAGCATTCGAACTTCCACCTCAAGAGTGGCAAGATCTTGGAATGATGACAGATTCATTTCATTCTCAAGTGGTTTGCCTGCACAGAAGACAGCTAGATCTTCACAAGCAAAGCCCTCCCGATCTGCAATTATAGCCTGAAACATAACGCAGATGTGCACTTAAAAAAAGGTAACGATCATTCTATAACCTTATTAAGATGCTGGGGAAAAACACATTAGAAATCATAGTTTAAGTGATGGCAGTGCCTATCTCTTCTCCCCAACCCTCAGACAGGTTGACTGGGGGACATTAGGCATCAAACATCAAGCTTTCAGTTTTGATGCCAAAGCTCTAACCTCCTGCCTATCCACTTCTCCAACGCCAAGACAAAATGGGGAGGGGGGGAGGAATTACATGGCAACTACACTGTGCAAACACAACTGAGTATACAACAGGTGGACAGACAACATTTGATTGGTACTTTTTATACTGAATgactaaaaaaatgtaaccaaTAGTTAACGAAGAAATACATACTACAGCCAAAtgtgcagtggcgtaggaagaagTGGGAGGAGAAATCGGccactcaaaaaaaaatatactaaggggacaagaatgtgaatatcagttcactgtcagcatggaggtTGCCCCCACTTActcaaagctgagcatcttcctacgcaaCTGATACAGCAAATATTTGCCATCATATCAGTTATAATTCTACATAATGACCTAAAGTGAGAAAATCATGAGATAGCACACTGTAATGGATTTtgtcaaaaacaacagaaaacactaACTAACCTTTACATCGTTGATGGTGCAATGAGGTTCCACATCCAATGTGTGGGTAGTGTGCAACGCACGGACAAACAGCTGCATGATTACTTCTAGATTGGACTAAACAGAAAAGTATATAAGTTATATTAATAATAGAAATACACGAATTAAACGAAAGTTCAATAGTATGTATAATATACTTGAAACTGCCTGCGTAATATACTGTAATAAATGTAGTAGCACTGTTGAATCGAACATGCGCTTTATTTTGTcataccttttattttattttctgtgtacaCTGACAGAAACATATGTACAATACGCAATTAATTCGAGAAGTACGATGTCTAAAGTTGACAGATGTATGATTAAGAAAAATTTAGGCATGGAATACAGGtatataattacataaataGTTCAAAGCATACACGTGTAGGCCGTACAGTCTCCTCGCAGGAAAGCGGAAAGAACGCTCGCAAGGGCTTATGGGACGATTTGTGTGCACCAACAGTGATGACGTCAAGAGAAACGCTGCGCGGAAAGAACCAAATGACCGAGAGCTCGCTGATCTGAAATGGCTCAAGTCGTTCCTTGCCTTGTACGATTAGGcgaaaatcataaaaaatatcgACATCTGCCACTGACCCAAGACAAGGTTGTGTTTGTATCTTAATTGTCCCATTCCTAATCACAAACTAGATCGAAGTGTTTGTAAGTTTCTTGTGTAACAGTTTAAATCAAATCTTACTACACCCAAATAGGCAGGCATGAAGAAAATGGGGACTTTCAGTTTAGCTGATACGTAACTGAGAATATTAATGGTTGTGTCACACTGCTTTCATAATAACATAAGCAGTTTACTTATATAGCACCTTATCCCAACCCTTTTGCCAAGCACATTGCACTTTACACAACACTGTAATCCAGTcgttaaaaaatgtaaacaaagtaaaattacatataaatttaaaaaaatcgagcACTCAACTCAAGCATTTCACAAAACAGTGTGAATTGGAAGCAAGTAATGGTGAGGTGGAGTTTTCAGTTAAGCGTTGAATGATTCAAAGGATATATACCTCAGCAGACAGCAGTCATACATATGGACACAAATCGACAGTGAGGCACagggttgtttatttttggcaCGTACTCATATTACAGGTTGATGTTGCATCAATGCAGAACAAgactcaagaaataaaaaaaaaaaaaaaaaaagagggtacATTCTGTGGTGGTGACACAGAGATCCAGAATTTAAATCATTGGAAAACGTAGTGAGACAAGTAAATAAAGTGGTCCAGAgttgaaaatggaaaaataacaatgaagtGGAGAAGATGGCATAGATATGGCAGTAGAGACTACTAAagcctccaaaaaaaaaaaaaaaaaatctggtcaagatttaaaactttcaacatgcTAAAATTGTGATTTCAAGGTTTGCTGTTTGAAGTTTTAAATGCAGAACATGTTAATagcttcagttttatttttcacaatagGTCAAGATTGGACGTGCACCAGACACAACATACTGTATATTGTCAACCTGGATATCGCGATACCATGCAACTATTGAAAAGCAAGAAGATGGGTCGTGGATTCTAACAGACAATAAGGTTTGTCACTGGAATACCTTTGAGATCATCTTAGGCAGGAAACCCAGTAGCATGAATTAGCTTAGCTAATTCTACTATAATTAGGGTCAATAAAGTTTCTAGGCCCTGTTTATGTAGCAATTATGATAGAGTATTTATAATCAAGCTCAAAGCTGTCAGTGAATTAATGCACTTAAATGTCTGAGGCAGATAGTGCTgaggaaaagtttttttttgacaaCTCGTTGCTTACCAAAAAATTTACACTTTGCTCTTTTAACATGGTGAAGTTAGCTTCAGTTCACCctgattgtatgtgtgtgtgttgtacatgtaCTTAAAAAACGAAATATGAAAGTATAATTAACTAGCTTGTATGGCATCTAGGTAAAGAGCCTTTGACACCATTTCAGATAGAAATAATTATGGTAACAGAACTGGTTTGATATAAGATGTGGTGAATTGTAAGTGATTCAGAATTTGTCATGAAAGGGATAAGAAACAGAGCATTTTGATTTGAAAGGagcaaaacaaatgatacaaTCTCTCATTTAACAGTCTAAGACTTATCCTAAAAGGATAACAGTTGCACAAATGAAGAATGCAGTTGTCACACTCTTCATTCTTTTCATGATATGAATGAAACGAAATTTTCTTCCAGAGTCTGAATGGGATTGCAATAAATGGGACTCAGTTGGAACCGCTCACCCCTTACACCTTAAAAGAAGGAGATGTGGTCCAGTTTGGGGTCCCCAGATCTTCAGGCTTGGAGCCAgagtttgtgtacaaatatttttcttcaatgaaaataagaataGAATCCAAGAAAAGATCATTGTCTTCAGATCAGGGTGCTGAGCCCAAGCGGTTCTGTGAAGATTCACCTACAAGCGTCATAAGGTTAGACTAAGTCCATGGGTGTGCAGATGTCTGCACCATGCATGAGCACATTTCCACACTTTCTTGTGCTTTAGATGGTATTGATGAAAAACCTGgaagaatgtttctttttctcttttcagtcATTCTCATTTTGTAGGTAGActtagattattattattagtatgatAGTATGCTGAAttacttcttttcttcattctatGCAATGGCTGCTAATTGGTGCTTGCATTTAGTGCAAAGTATCTGTGTTCAGCTTTAATTTCTGAACTTCTCCCATAAGACCCAGCCAGAAAATCTTGCTGTTCATCTGACCAGTCCATACTATCTACTCCTTTCACCAATAATgtattagtttattccttgttgctcctttgaggagcatagggccgcagcaaCACAATAATGTATGGTTCCCAACTTTTTAGCTATGGTGCAGCATAGCAGTAGATCTCCCTTCCCATTTACGTATGCTACATCCCACTATTgggtctttttttaaacttacattaACTACACATCTTTTCTGCACTACTTCTAAAGACAGTTCACTTACTGCCTCTAACCAGTTCTCTGGGTTTTTTAAAGttctgtttaaatatatatctgGGTTAGTCTGTTCTACTGATATCCtttgttgattactttttatctctttgtcaTTACTGTTAGCTCTGTATCTCCACTGTCGTTTGCACTTCATTCTCATTGTTGCCTGGGCTGTCAG from Pomacea canaliculata isolate SZHN2017 linkage group LG8, ASM307304v1, whole genome shotgun sequence encodes the following:
- the LOC112571102 gene encoding calmodulin-lysine N-methyltransferase-like — its product is MMHPRPLATNQAEGMQKAVKRKATTDEQSSQLKRRQIARERWNILIETIHGQRTSQTQQSVVSVRRFQSYGLLQTQKIKTPECENETEDASWYQYSCHSFPNLSLIVRHLSETIKPSDLLGFNNTGNVCVWPSEEVMTYYCLQNHDKFADANVIEVGGGMTCLAGMAVATCSKASRVVLTDGNEQSISNLRHIIGQNKTGGTSLSARMLRWGPTLVDQDLKEQFDIVLCADCLFFDEGRKHLVQTLHSLLKPKGEAWIFAPSRHKTFYMFTDLAKNFFDEEQPEVYDTTVWRLHKQLQASSEVYDENLHFPLFVRLIKGDPTNDSRDTTPESR
- the LOC112571105 gene encoding transmembrane protein 223-like translates to MSLFVYLNMFRWSSSRHSALSSISSKLWTSSPGITRSVLHLKHCKSLQLRSSSSSLKPRLPFEIDTNVQNDVLVYSLKSDRFFKMLKYFGCIQFAFWAYLGLFSFQNLRDAPEDTTAINSSWWRRIAAKESKYKNGISVLCFGLGYIILCISILYPMRAVKKLWLLKGGTAVRVDTYSAFKRSQTLTVPTRNVSCLQSRKDAAAQIAMKIRGKWFFFLLDKRGVFHNADLFDYAVGLSRNVK
- the LOC112571106 gene encoding ubiquitin-like isoform X2 — translated: MQLFVRALHTTHTLDVEPHCTINDVKAIIADREGFACEDLAVFCAGKPLENEMNLSSFQDLATLEVEVRMLGGKVHGSLARAGKVRGQTPKVDKQEKKKRKTGRAKRRMQYNRRFVNVVATFGRRKGPNARS
- the LOC112571106 gene encoding ubiquitin-60S ribosomal protein L40-like isoform X1 is translated as MYDCCLLSVSLDVITVGAHKSSHKPLRAFFPLSCEETVRPTRSNLEVIMQLFVRALHTTHTLDVEPHCTINDVKAIIADREGFACEDLAVFCAGKPLENEMNLSSFQDLATLEVEVRMLGGKVHGSLARAGKVRGQTPKVDKQEKKKRKTGRAKRRMQYNRRFVNVVATFGRRKGPNARS